Proteins co-encoded in one Synechococcus elongatus PCC 6301 genomic window:
- a CDS encoding TrkH family potassium uptake protein yields the protein MQRSWRLTVPRTISLGFLAVILAGTFLLMLPWSQSSGQWGGWLPALFTSTSAVCVTGLSVVDVGTYFSPFGQLVLILLIQVGGLGYMTATTFLLMLLGLRFGLRDKVAIQQSLDRSGMAQIRQVLRAIAIATLACETVGAIALFTPLMSRHETLMGAAWSAIFHSVSAFNNAGFSIYPDNLVGFVGSLRVNWIIAILIVLGGIGYPVILEGWQLLKGKRRLSPLSLHFRLAILTTLGLLIGGWLLFPGAEHLNPKTLGPLPINDPMLAAWFQTVTPRTAGFNTIDQTQMSLFAQMVTIALMFIGASPGGTGGGVKTTALAILIGCTISVLRGRESVLMFQRQIPQRIVQKATAVVVGSSFTIILGTLIMAVFDRDLEFIQLLFEAVSAFATVGLDLGVTATANAGVQLVLIALMYIGRVGILLLMQALLGDPHRSRLRYPEEELLVG from the coding sequence ATGCAAAGGTCTTGGCGACTGACAGTGCCTAGGACAATTAGTCTAGGTTTTCTGGCAGTTATTTTGGCAGGCACATTTTTGTTGATGTTGCCATGGTCACAATCAAGCGGGCAGTGGGGCGGGTGGCTGCCTGCTCTGTTCACCTCAACTTCTGCAGTCTGTGTAACGGGACTATCGGTTGTTGATGTTGGGACCTACTTTTCTCCCTTTGGTCAATTAGTTCTGATCCTGCTCATTCAAGTCGGTGGATTAGGCTATATGACTGCTACAACTTTTCTGCTGATGCTACTGGGACTGCGCTTTGGTCTACGCGATAAAGTTGCTATTCAGCAGTCTCTCGATCGATCAGGCATGGCTCAAATTCGGCAGGTTCTCAGAGCGATTGCGATCGCAACATTAGCTTGTGAAACTGTTGGAGCGATCGCTCTTTTTACCCCGCTCATGTCACGCCATGAGACATTGATGGGAGCAGCGTGGTCGGCAATCTTCCATAGTGTAAGTGCATTCAACAATGCTGGCTTCAGCATCTATCCTGATAACCTAGTTGGATTTGTCGGATCTCTTCGGGTCAATTGGATCATCGCGATTCTAATTGTTCTTGGAGGGATTGGTTATCCTGTTATTTTAGAAGGCTGGCAGTTGTTAAAAGGCAAACGGCGCTTATCACCTCTTAGCCTGCATTTTCGTTTGGCTATTCTCACTACCTTGGGATTGTTGATAGGAGGTTGGCTCCTGTTTCCTGGTGCTGAACATTTGAATCCCAAAACGTTGGGCCCTCTACCGATTAACGATCCAATGCTCGCGGCTTGGTTTCAAACCGTGACACCCCGTACAGCAGGATTTAACACCATTGATCAAACTCAAATGAGTTTATTTGCACAGATGGTGACGATCGCTCTCATGTTCATAGGTGCAAGTCCTGGTGGGACAGGGGGCGGTGTGAAAACAACGGCTCTAGCTATCTTGATTGGCTGTACAATTTCAGTCCTGCGAGGTCGTGAGTCAGTTCTAATGTTTCAACGGCAAATTCCTCAGAGGATTGTTCAAAAAGCAACAGCAGTCGTGGTTGGCTCTTCCTTTACAATTATTTTGGGAACGCTAATCATGGCAGTTTTTGATCGGGACTTGGAATTTATTCAACTTCTCTTCGAGGCAGTTTCTGCATTTGCAACAGTCGGCCTTGATCTGGGAGTGACAGCGACAGCCAATGCAGGTGTTCAACTCGTTTTAATTGCTTTAATGTACATCGGCAGGGTTGGAATCTTACTACTCATGCAAGCTTTGCTTGGAGATCCCCACCGATCGCGTCTGCGTTATCCCGAAGAAGAATTACTCGTTGGTTAA
- a CDS encoding DUF3067 family protein — MTGKGLHQLLLDRWGYSYGLQLRRTQGKIFLQIMWKYLEQASFPMDEGEYFSHLNEVASYLVALGAAEAIAQTIRETREKPRLGKAVSIPIELGARASEWFPD; from the coding sequence ATGACCGGAAAAGGACTGCATCAGCTCTTGCTCGATCGCTGGGGCTATTCCTACGGCCTGCAGCTACGACGTACCCAGGGCAAAATCTTCCTGCAGATTATGTGGAAGTACCTAGAGCAGGCCTCCTTTCCCATGGATGAAGGGGAGTATTTTTCTCACCTAAATGAGGTCGCGAGCTACCTCGTCGCCCTAGGGGCTGCTGAGGCGATCGCCCAAACCATTCGCGAAACCCGCGAAAAACCTCGCTTGGGGAAGGCGGTTAGCATTCCGATTGAATTGGGCGCTCGGGCCAGTGAGTGGTTCCCGGACTGA
- a CDS encoding potassium channel family protein has product MTVQQSTWKFLRRLSKDRKQYAVIGLGRFGSAICRTLHELGHEVLGIDHDHEVVNAALESGALSHGLSLDTTDYSALQEAGVLEFDVVIVAIGSYIEASIITTLNLKEGKVPHVISKASTSVHGKLLERVGADLVIFPEDEMGAQLARSLTAPAVLARFDLSPDHSLVEVHVPSPFIGQSLSQLALRSRYNVTLLAIQRGEELIVNPHPDTELAEADALIVVGENQALSQLPQ; this is encoded by the coding sequence ATGACTGTTCAGCAAAGTACTTGGAAATTCTTGCGCCGTCTCTCAAAAGATCGTAAACAGTATGCTGTGATTGGCCTCGGCCGTTTTGGAAGCGCGATTTGTAGAACCTTGCATGAGTTGGGTCATGAAGTTCTAGGCATTGATCACGATCACGAAGTGGTTAATGCAGCACTTGAGTCCGGTGCTCTCTCCCATGGCTTATCTTTGGATACAACCGATTATTCAGCTCTGCAAGAAGCGGGGGTTCTCGAATTTGATGTAGTGATTGTCGCAATTGGAAGCTACATCGAAGCCAGCATCATTACAACGCTCAACCTCAAAGAAGGAAAAGTACCCCACGTTATCTCTAAAGCTTCTACCAGTGTCCATGGCAAGCTGCTAGAGCGCGTCGGCGCGGATCTCGTCATTTTCCCTGAAGATGAAATGGGTGCTCAGCTAGCGCGATCGCTCACTGCTCCCGCCGTCTTAGCCCGCTTTGATCTCTCCCCTGATCACAGTCTGGTTGAAGTTCATGTGCCATCTCCATTTATTGGACAAAGTTTGTCGCAGCTGGCTTTGCGTAGTCGTTACAACGTCACTCTCTTAGCGATTCAGCGCGGTGAAGAGCTAATCGTTAATCCTCACCCAGACACCGAATTAGCTGAGGCAGATGCCTTGATCGTTGTCGGTGAAAATCAAGCACTTAGTCAACTCCCTCAATAG
- the rph gene encoding ribonuclease PH yields the protein MAWIRPDGRRPDQLRAIAFQRRFTQFPAGSVLAQFGQTQVLCTVTIQAGVPRWLTGQGQGWLTAEYRMLPGATPDRQSREWLKLSGRTQEIQRLIGRSLRAAIDLKKLGERTLLIDADVLQADAGTRTTAINGSWVALQDAIAQLIAQGELTESPIQRSIAAVSVALIGGEAFLDPDYPEDVQADVDCNVVMGDRGELIEIQGTAEANPFSRTQLNHILDLAEQGIAQIQAAQLEALR from the coding sequence ATGGCTTGGATTCGTCCCGATGGTCGCCGCCCCGATCAGTTGCGAGCGATCGCCTTTCAGCGGCGCTTCACCCAATTTCCAGCCGGCTCAGTTCTGGCTCAGTTTGGGCAGACGCAGGTGCTCTGTACTGTGACGATTCAGGCGGGTGTGCCGCGCTGGCTGACGGGCCAAGGGCAGGGTTGGCTGACGGCAGAATATCGCATGTTGCCCGGGGCGACCCCCGATCGCCAGTCGCGGGAATGGCTGAAACTGTCGGGACGCACGCAGGAGATTCAGCGCTTGATTGGCCGGAGTTTACGGGCGGCGATCGACCTGAAAAAGTTGGGTGAGCGTACCCTTCTGATTGACGCCGATGTTCTGCAAGCGGATGCCGGAACGCGCACTACCGCGATCAATGGCAGCTGGGTCGCACTTCAGGATGCGATCGCCCAGTTGATCGCTCAAGGAGAGCTGACGGAGTCCCCGATTCAGCGATCGATTGCAGCCGTTTCCGTGGCCTTGATTGGTGGCGAAGCGTTTCTGGATCCGGACTATCCCGAGGATGTCCAAGCCGACGTGGATTGCAATGTGGTGATGGGCGATCGCGGCGAGCTGATCGAAATTCAAGGTACAGCGGAGGCCAACCCTTTCAGCCGCACGCAGCTCAATCACATTTTGGATCTAGCTGAGCAGGGAATTGCCCAGATTCAAGCGGCTCAGTTAGAGGCTCTGCGCTAG
- a CDS encoding YbjN domain-containing protein encodes MMLTNDLITSENVSKDLLKAIYDAAFMETAWDDDGDLKINEDIGCSVFISDNQEKITFLRVFRFEEGVSRADRLEFVNRINDKYSFVRAMLTTYDTLAFDHDLFIKGGISKKNLVLATRFFLSIPLDAINDCGEELVA; translated from the coding sequence ATGATGCTAACCAATGATTTAATCACCTCTGAAAACGTTTCCAAGGATCTCCTCAAGGCAATCTATGATGCCGCATTTATGGAGACTGCTTGGGATGATGACGGCGACCTGAAAATCAATGAGGACATCGGTTGTTCAGTCTTTATTTCAGACAATCAAGAAAAAATCACCTTCCTACGGGTGTTTAGATTTGAAGAAGGTGTGAGTCGCGCTGATCGGCTGGAGTTTGTCAATCGGATCAATGACAAATACAGCTTCGTCCGAGCCATGTTGACGACATACGACACCTTGGCGTTTGACCATGACCTGTTCATCAAGGGCGGTATCTCCAAGAAGAACTTGGTTTTAGCGACTCGATTTTTCTTGTCCATCCCCCTCGATGCAATTAATGACTGCGGCGAGGAGCTCGTGGCCTAG
- a CDS encoding cation-translocating P-type ATPase has translation MKGAIVSASLTDVRQPIAHWHSLTVEECHQQLDAHRNGLTAEVAADRLALYGPNELVEQAGRSPLQILWDQFANIMLLMLLAVAVVSGALDLRDGQFPKDAIAILVIAVLNAVLGYLQESRAEKALAALKGMAAPLVRVRRDNRDQEIPVAGLVPGDLILLEAGDQVPADARLVESANLQVKESALPGEAEAVQKLADQQLPTDVVIGDRTNCLFQGTEVLQGRGQALVYATGMNTELGRIATLLQSVESEKTPLQQRLDKLGNVLVSGALILVAIVVGLGVLNGQSWEDLLSVGLSMAVAIVPEGLPAVITVALAIGTQRMVQRESLIRRLPAVETLGSVTTICSDKTGTLTQNKMVVQQIHTLDHDFTVTGEGYVPAGHFLIGGEIIVPNDYRDLMLLLAAGAVCNDAALVASGEHWSIVGDPTEGSLLTVAAKAGIDPEGLQRVLPRQDEIPFTSERKRMSVVVADLGETTLTIREGQPYVLFVKGSAELILERCQHCFGNAQLESLTAATRQQILAAGEAMASAGMRVLGFAYRPSAIADVDEDAETDLTWLGLMGQIDAPRPEVREAVQRCRQAGIRTLMITGDHPLTAQAIARDLGITEVGHPVLTGQQLSAMNGAELDAAVRSVEVYARVAPEHKLRIVESLQRQGEFVAMTGDGVNDAPALKQANIGVAMGITGTDVSKEASDMVLLDDNFATIVAAVEEGRIVYGNIRKFIKYILGSNIGELLTIASAPLLGLGAVPLTPLQILWMNLVTDGIPALALAVEPGDPTIMQRRPHNPQESIFARGLGTYMLRVGVVFSAFTIVLMVIAYQYTQVPLPGLDPKRWQTMVFTTLCLAQMGHAIPVRSDLLTIQTPMRTNPWLWLSVIVTALLQLALVYVSPLQKFFGTHSLSQLDLAICLGFSLLLFVYLEAEKWVRQRRY, from the coding sequence ATGAAGGGTGCTATTGTGTCAGCCTCGTTGACTGATGTTCGCCAGCCGATCGCTCACTGGCATAGTTTGACCGTTGAGGAATGTCATCAACAGCTCGATGCTCATCGAAATGGCTTAACTGCTGAAGTTGCTGCCGATCGCCTAGCGCTGTATGGCCCCAATGAATTGGTGGAGCAAGCAGGCCGCAGCCCATTGCAGATTCTGTGGGACCAGTTCGCCAACATCATGTTGTTGATGCTGCTAGCGGTGGCTGTAGTCTCTGGAGCGCTAGACCTGAGAGATGGCCAATTTCCCAAGGATGCGATCGCAATTTTGGTGATCGCGGTTCTGAATGCGGTGCTGGGTTATCTGCAAGAAAGCCGCGCTGAGAAGGCGTTGGCTGCACTCAAAGGCATGGCGGCTCCTTTGGTTCGGGTGCGGCGCGACAATCGCGATCAGGAAATCCCCGTCGCAGGCTTAGTACCCGGTGATCTGATCCTGTTGGAGGCAGGCGACCAAGTACCGGCAGACGCGCGCTTGGTCGAAAGTGCCAACTTGCAGGTGAAAGAGTCGGCGCTACCTGGCGAGGCCGAAGCGGTGCAGAAGCTGGCGGATCAGCAATTGCCGACCGATGTGGTGATTGGCGATCGCACGAACTGTCTGTTTCAAGGGACGGAAGTCCTGCAGGGCCGTGGTCAGGCTTTGGTCTATGCCACGGGCATGAACACAGAGCTGGGGCGGATTGCGACGTTGCTCCAAAGTGTAGAGAGTGAAAAGACGCCGCTTCAGCAGCGCTTGGACAAGTTGGGCAATGTACTGGTCAGCGGCGCTTTGATCCTGGTGGCGATTGTCGTTGGTTTGGGGGTGCTGAATGGTCAGTCTTGGGAGGATTTGCTCTCCGTTGGCCTGAGCATGGCAGTGGCGATCGTGCCAGAAGGGCTACCCGCTGTGATCACCGTGGCACTGGCGATCGGGACTCAGCGCATGGTGCAACGCGAAAGTTTGATTCGGCGCTTACCCGCCGTGGAAACGCTTGGCTCAGTCACAACCATCTGTTCCGATAAGACCGGCACGCTGACCCAAAACAAGATGGTGGTGCAGCAGATCCATACTCTCGACCACGATTTCACGGTGACGGGCGAGGGCTATGTGCCAGCGGGCCATTTTTTGATTGGGGGTGAAATTATTGTCCCGAACGACTATCGCGACCTGATGCTGTTGTTGGCCGCGGGAGCGGTCTGCAATGATGCAGCGTTGGTGGCCAGCGGCGAGCACTGGAGCATTGTGGGCGATCCCACGGAAGGTTCGCTGCTGACCGTGGCTGCGAAGGCAGGAATTGACCCGGAAGGACTACAGCGGGTGCTACCACGCCAGGATGAGATCCCCTTCACCTCTGAGCGGAAGCGCATGAGTGTGGTGGTGGCTGATCTGGGAGAGACGACCCTAACGATTCGGGAAGGGCAACCCTACGTCCTCTTCGTCAAAGGTTCAGCGGAGCTGATCTTAGAACGCTGTCAGCATTGCTTTGGTAATGCCCAGCTTGAGTCACTCACTGCCGCTACACGCCAGCAGATCTTGGCAGCAGGAGAAGCCATGGCCAGCGCAGGAATGCGCGTTTTGGGGTTTGCCTACCGTCCCTCGGCGATCGCGGATGTGGATGAGGATGCCGAGACAGATCTGACTTGGCTGGGCTTGATGGGTCAGATTGATGCGCCGCGCCCAGAAGTCCGAGAGGCGGTCCAGCGCTGTCGGCAAGCCGGCATTCGCACACTGATGATCACTGGCGATCACCCGCTCACTGCTCAGGCGATCGCCCGGGATTTAGGCATCACGGAAGTGGGCCATCCCGTTCTGACGGGGCAACAACTCTCAGCCATGAATGGGGCTGAACTCGATGCCGCTGTGCGATCGGTGGAAGTTTATGCTCGAGTGGCTCCTGAGCACAAACTGCGGATCGTTGAGTCGCTCCAACGCCAAGGGGAATTTGTTGCCATGACCGGCGACGGCGTCAATGACGCCCCCGCCCTGAAGCAGGCCAATATCGGTGTGGCGATGGGAATTACGGGCACCGATGTCAGCAAAGAAGCCAGCGATATGGTTCTGCTGGACGATAACTTTGCCACTATTGTGGCGGCAGTGGAAGAAGGCCGCATTGTCTACGGCAACATTCGCAAATTTATTAAGTACATTCTCGGCAGCAACATCGGCGAGCTGTTAACGATCGCTAGCGCCCCGCTTTTAGGTTTGGGCGCGGTTCCCCTAACACCCCTGCAAATCCTCTGGATGAACCTGGTCACGGATGGCATTCCCGCTTTGGCTTTGGCAGTTGAGCCCGGCGACCCAACGATCATGCAGCGCCGGCCTCACAATCCGCAAGAGAGTATTTTTGCGCGGGGACTGGGCACTTACATGCTGCGGGTCGGGGTTGTCTTCTCGGCCTTCACGATTGTGCTGATGGTGATTGCTTACCAATACACGCAGGTTCCGTTACCGGGGCTAGATCCGAAGCGCTGGCAAACGATGGTGTTTACGACGTTGTGCTTGGCCCAGATGGGACATGCGATCCCAGTGCGCAGTGATCTCTTAACCATCCAAACACCGATGCGAACGAACCCTTGGCTCTGGCTCTCGGTCATTGTGACGGCGTTGCTCCAGCTTGCTCTGGTTTATGTATCCCCGCTTCAGAAGTTCTTTGGCACCCATAGCCTCAGCCAGCTCGATCTGGCGATTTGTCTGGGCTTCAGTCTCCTGCTCTTTGTGTACCTCGAAGCTGAAAAGTGGGTGCGCCAGCGTCGGTATTGA
- a CDS encoding bifunctional nuclease family protein, producing MIEMKVAGIALEAATRSPIVLLRDSSDRRALPIWISQDQAKAILAVLENQTPPRPLTHDLMAELLLQWDLTLESVVIHSLQNNTFYASLRVRQGEAVKELDARPSDAIALALRTQATIWAMEEVIAEASIPVDQEADEAEQEAFRDFLSEINPADLIQHHRTQRGN from the coding sequence GTGATTGAAATGAAAGTGGCCGGCATTGCCCTCGAGGCTGCCACCCGCAGCCCCATCGTGCTGCTGCGCGATTCTAGCGATCGCCGCGCGCTACCTATCTGGATTAGTCAGGACCAGGCCAAAGCGATCCTAGCGGTGCTAGAGAATCAAACACCGCCGCGACCGCTCACCCACGATTTGATGGCAGAACTCCTGCTGCAATGGGATTTGACGCTGGAGAGTGTGGTCATTCACTCGCTCCAGAACAATACTTTTTATGCCAGCTTGCGGGTACGCCAAGGCGAGGCAGTCAAGGAACTCGATGCGCGACCGAGTGATGCGATCGCCCTTGCGTTGCGGACTCAAGCCACAATTTGGGCGATGGAAGAGGTGATTGCTGAGGCTTCGATTCCAGTGGATCAGGAAGCGGATGAAGCCGAGCAAGAAGCCTTCCGGGACTTCCTTTCGGAGATCAATCCCGCCGATTTGATTCAGCACCATCGCACACAGCGGGGCAACTGA
- a CDS encoding P-loop NTPase family protein — MSPAKPSQPLPTVEGLVQIFTASQRGFFTSVMSQALRLAGQGTTVLVIQFLKGGCQQGPDQPIRLGQNLEWVRLGVPNCLDTPQVDESSAIALKELWRFAIAAIDSGRYELVVLDELTLAVDFGLIAEAEVVELLRHRPQHVDVILTGPRVSESLLAIADQITELRRGSRY; from the coding sequence GTGTCTCCCGCCAAGCCCAGCCAGCCCCTGCCGACGGTCGAGGGACTGGTGCAGATTTTTACCGCCAGCCAGCGTGGCTTCTTCACGAGCGTGATGTCCCAGGCACTCCGCCTGGCCGGACAAGGCACCACCGTTCTGGTCATCCAGTTCTTGAAAGGGGGCTGCCAGCAGGGCCCTGATCAGCCCATTCGTCTGGGCCAAAATCTGGAGTGGGTGCGATTGGGCGTGCCGAACTGCCTCGATACACCTCAGGTAGATGAGAGTTCCGCGATCGCCCTCAAGGAACTCTGGAGATTTGCGATCGCTGCGATCGATAGCGGTCGCTATGAACTCGTGGTTCTTGACGAATTGACCTTAGCTGTTGACTTTGGCCTGATCGCCGAGGCGGAGGTTGTAGAGCTGCTGCGCCATCGGCCTCAGCACGTCGATGTGATTTTGACAGGGCCGCGGGTGTCAGAATCGCTGCTGGCGATCGCCGATCAAATTACGGAACTACGCCGAGGCAGTCGCTATTGA
- the recG gene encoding ATP-dependent DNA helicase RecG gives MTAASPAPDWRRLQQALAIEAEQGFGDLVGRQARFSEFLSQALQEAATAIADERWQQLAQAYQRYGDLSASQRQHLVANTRRQIHEQQRRSQARVSENSPPVRRLPRSQSPVATTTGQMALDQALTYLKGVGPRVAAQLERLELRTVRDLLHHYPRNYVDYARQVNIRALEPGETATLIGAVQRCTCFTSPRNAKLTILELVVRDGSGQLRLSRFFMGTRYSGRGWQEQQRRLYPPGTMIAASGLVKRSKYGVTLDNPEIEVLDSPDSPIASLKVGRIVPIYPLTEGVAADTLRRAIVQALPAAEQLRDPLPTVLREQHQLLVLNQAIAAIHFPETPELLQQARRRLVFDEFLYLQLGLLQRRARQRAAAAAAVLAPTGELIDRFYQLLPFQLTGAQQRVVNDILTDLQQPWPMNRLVQGDVGSGKTVVAIVSLLAAIQAGYQGALMAPTEVLAEQHYRKLVDWCTQLHLPVELLTGSTRAAKRREIQRSLATGELPLLVGTHALIQDPVDFQNLGLVVIDEQHRFGVAQRAKLQQKGVNPHVLTMTATPIPRTLALTLHGDLEVSQIDELPPGRQPIQTTALGPSDRHHAHDLMRREIAQGRQVYVVLPLVEESEKLDLRSAIEEYQRLSQVFPEFQIGLLHGRMSSAEKDAAIAAFRDRQTDILVSTTVVEVGVDVPNATVMLIEHAERFGLSQLHQLRGRVGRGAARSYCLLMSASRSETAQQRLKVMEQSQDGFFIAEMDLRLRGPGQVLGTRQSGLPDFALASLVEDQDVLDLARTTAEQLIEQDPELTRSPLLKQELEARYRRLMGGMILT, from the coding sequence ATGACAGCGGCCAGCCCAGCTCCCGATTGGCGTCGCCTGCAACAAGCCTTGGCGATCGAGGCGGAGCAGGGCTTTGGCGATTTGGTTGGGCGACAGGCTCGCTTCAGTGAATTTCTCAGTCAAGCGTTGCAAGAGGCTGCCACCGCGATCGCAGATGAACGCTGGCAGCAATTGGCCCAAGCCTATCAACGCTACGGCGACCTGAGTGCCAGCCAGCGACAACACCTCGTGGCTAATACACGGCGTCAAATTCATGAACAACAGCGGCGCAGTCAAGCCCGCGTCAGTGAAAACTCGCCACCAGTCCGGCGCTTACCCCGCAGTCAATCGCCCGTCGCAACGACCACAGGTCAGATGGCGCTAGATCAGGCGCTGACCTATCTCAAGGGTGTTGGGCCACGCGTTGCTGCGCAACTAGAACGGCTGGAGCTGCGCACCGTTCGCGATCTGCTCCATCACTACCCTCGCAACTACGTCGATTACGCCCGCCAAGTCAATATTCGCGCCCTTGAACCCGGCGAAACTGCTACCTTGATCGGTGCGGTTCAGCGCTGTACCTGCTTCACCAGTCCGCGCAATGCCAAGCTGACGATCTTGGAGCTGGTGGTGCGCGATGGCAGTGGTCAGCTCCGGCTCAGCCGCTTTTTCATGGGAACTCGTTACAGTGGTCGCGGTTGGCAGGAACAACAGCGACGCCTTTACCCACCGGGCACGATGATTGCGGCCTCGGGGTTAGTCAAACGCAGCAAGTACGGCGTCACCCTCGACAACCCAGAGATCGAAGTTCTCGACAGTCCTGACAGCCCGATCGCCTCGCTCAAAGTTGGTCGAATTGTCCCGATCTACCCGCTGACTGAGGGCGTTGCTGCCGACACCCTGCGCCGAGCGATCGTCCAGGCGTTACCGGCTGCAGAGCAACTGCGGGATCCTTTGCCCACCGTGCTGCGCGAGCAACATCAGCTCTTGGTTCTGAATCAAGCGATCGCAGCCATTCACTTCCCCGAAACGCCAGAACTTCTGCAACAGGCTCGCCGGCGACTGGTCTTTGATGAATTTCTCTACCTCCAGCTGGGCTTGTTGCAGCGACGAGCCCGACAACGAGCAGCGGCAGCAGCGGCGGTTTTGGCCCCAACTGGTGAGTTGATTGATCGCTTTTATCAACTCCTGCCCTTTCAACTGACGGGTGCACAACAGCGCGTCGTCAACGACATCCTGACGGACCTGCAGCAACCTTGGCCAATGAATCGGCTCGTGCAAGGTGATGTCGGCTCAGGGAAAACAGTGGTGGCGATCGTCAGTCTGCTTGCGGCGATTCAAGCGGGCTACCAAGGCGCACTGATGGCCCCAACCGAGGTCTTGGCCGAGCAGCACTATCGCAAACTGGTAGATTGGTGCACCCAACTTCATCTGCCGGTGGAGTTATTGACGGGTTCTACACGGGCGGCAAAACGGCGGGAAATTCAGCGATCGCTCGCAACAGGTGAATTACCTTTGCTGGTTGGTACCCATGCTTTGATTCAGGATCCGGTTGACTTCCAGAATCTTGGCCTCGTGGTAATTGATGAGCAGCATCGGTTCGGCGTGGCACAGCGAGCAAAATTGCAGCAAAAAGGCGTCAACCCCCATGTGCTGACGATGACAGCGACGCCAATTCCGCGGACCTTGGCACTGACTTTGCATGGCGATTTGGAAGTTAGCCAAATTGATGAATTACCGCCCGGTCGGCAACCGATTCAAACGACTGCTCTAGGGCCGAGCGATCGCCACCATGCCCATGATTTGATGCGACGGGAAATTGCCCAAGGTCGTCAGGTTTACGTTGTCCTGCCGCTGGTTGAGGAGTCAGAAAAACTCGATCTGCGATCGGCGATCGAAGAATATCAACGCCTCTCCCAAGTCTTTCCAGAATTCCAGATTGGCTTGCTGCACGGACGGATGAGCTCGGCGGAAAAAGATGCTGCGATCGCTGCTTTTCGCGATCGCCAAACCGACATATTGGTTTCAACAACTGTGGTCGAAGTCGGCGTTGATGTCCCCAATGCCACGGTCATGCTAATTGAACATGCTGAGCGATTTGGACTCTCCCAGTTGCACCAATTGCGGGGTCGGGTCGGGCGTGGTGCTGCTCGTTCCTATTGCTTACTGATGAGTGCGTCGCGCAGCGAGACTGCACAACAGCGCCTTAAGGTGATGGAGCAATCCCAAGACGGCTTCTTCATTGCTGAAATGGATTTGCGGCTACGAGGACCTGGACAAGTCTTGGGCACACGCCAGTCTGGCCTACCGGATTTTGCCCTTGCTAGCCTAGTGGAAGATCAAGATGTACTCGATCTGGCTCGAACTACGGCTGAGCAGTTGATTGAGCAAGATCCTGAGCTAACGCGATCGCCTTTACTCAAACAAGAACTCGAGGCTCGCTACCGACGCTTGATGGGTGGCATGATTTTGACCTAA